The Longimicrobium sp. genome contains a region encoding:
- a CDS encoding sigma-54 dependent transcriptional regulator, producing MGAKKEGVLLIGGDPETAAAVRAAAREAGLEPRAAASLGEGLRALAERRWRATLLSVEAVGDDAELIRRIAAQPAAGALVLVASAPSLRLAMEAPRLGAAELLTAPVRRDDLLPLLRAASPAGGAVPLPEADGGDDELVGSSPELLEVFKTVGRVGPSAATVLVTGESGTGKELVARAVHRVSPRAAAPFVAVNCAAIPEDLLESELFGHERGAFTGAVARKIGRFERAHGGTLFLDEIGDMSLVLQAKILRALQEREVERVGGEERIPLDVRVVAATHRDLSALIAAGDFREDLFYRLAVVRLHLPPLRERPGDLRPLALHYAARFARAYGRPLRAVSEEALERLTAHAWPGNVRELRNVLERAVLLAAGDTLLPEHLEIDARGAPQAAGATLPGYSPDLSMAAVEALHLRVVLEQVGGHFGRAAERLGMHRNTVSRKAVEYGIVEE from the coding sequence ATGGGAGCGAAGAAGGAGGGGGTGCTGCTGATCGGGGGCGACCCCGAGACGGCCGCCGCGGTGCGCGCCGCCGCGCGCGAGGCGGGGCTGGAGCCGCGCGCCGCCGCGTCGCTCGGCGAGGGGCTGCGCGCGCTGGCCGAGCGGCGCTGGCGGGCCACGCTGCTGTCGGTGGAAGCCGTGGGCGACGACGCCGAGCTGATCCGCCGCATCGCCGCGCAGCCGGCCGCGGGCGCGCTGGTGCTGGTGGCCAGCGCCCCCTCGCTGCGCCTGGCCATGGAGGCCCCGCGCCTGGGCGCCGCCGAGCTGCTCACGGCCCCCGTCCGCCGCGACGACCTCCTCCCGCTGCTGCGCGCCGCGAGCCCCGCCGGCGGCGCCGTCCCCCTCCCCGAGGCCGACGGCGGCGACGACGAGCTGGTGGGGTCCAGCCCCGAGCTGCTGGAGGTGTTCAAGACCGTGGGCCGCGTGGGGCCGAGCGCCGCCACCGTGCTGGTCACCGGCGAGAGCGGGACCGGGAAGGAGCTGGTGGCGCGCGCCGTCCACCGGGTGAGCCCGCGCGCGGCGGCCCCGTTCGTGGCGGTGAACTGCGCCGCCATCCCCGAAGACCTGCTGGAGTCGGAGCTGTTCGGCCACGAGCGCGGCGCCTTCACCGGGGCCGTCGCGCGGAAGATCGGGCGCTTCGAGCGGGCGCACGGCGGCACGCTCTTCCTGGACGAGATCGGCGACATGAGCCTGGTGCTGCAGGCCAAGATCCTGCGCGCCCTGCAGGAGCGCGAGGTCGAGCGCGTGGGCGGCGAGGAGCGCATCCCGCTGGACGTGCGCGTGGTGGCCGCCACCCACCGCGACCTGTCCGCGCTGATCGCCGCCGGCGACTTTCGCGAAGACCTCTTCTACCGCCTGGCCGTGGTCCGCCTGCATCTGCCGCCGCTGCGCGAGCGCCCCGGCGACCTGCGCCCGCTGGCGCTGCACTACGCCGCCCGCTTCGCGCGCGCGTACGGGCGCCCCCTGCGCGCGGTGAGCGAGGAAGCGCTGGAGCGGCTGACGGCGCACGCCTGGCCGGGGAACGTGCGCGAGCTGCGCAACGTGCTCGAGCGCGCCGTGCTGCTGGCCGCCGGCGACACCCTTCTCCCCGAGCACCTGGAGATCGACGCGCGCGGCGCCCCGCAGGCCGCGGGCGCCACCCTCCCCGGCTACTCGCCGGACCTGTCGATGGCCGCGGTCGAGGCGCTGCACCTGCGCGTGGTGCTGGAGCAGGTCGGCGGCCACTTCGGCCGCGCCGCCGAGCGGCTGGGGATGCACCGCAACACCGTCTCGCGCAAAGCCGTGGAGTACGGGATCGTGGAGGAGTAG
- a CDS encoding helix-turn-helix domain-containing protein, translating to MRLRTAREVGLLARTERKRQGLSMQALADRVGCTRQWIAALEAGGERLEIALVLRTLTALGMRLDARGPDDGLDETA from the coding sequence ATGAGACTCAGGACGGCTCGCGAGGTTGGGCTTCTGGCGCGCACGGAGCGGAAGCGGCAGGGACTCAGCATGCAGGCCTTGGCCGACCGGGTCGGCTGCACACGCCAGTGGATCGCCGCGCTGGAGGCCGGAGGAGAGCGCCTGGAGATCGCACTGGTGTTGCGGACGCTGACCGCGCTGGGCATGCGCCTGGACGCGCGCGGTCCCGACGACGGCCTGGACGAGACCGCATGA
- a CDS encoding tetratricopeptide repeat protein, which produces MTPRPLKIDHALKALPEVDDLVHLREALIGASRDDGERAWSASAAYATLDTRLADPAALEAQVAALADRVRQRVEAVLRHSLHALRGLEGGDPAAAARALVAAGEVEEEAGRLDAAEGFYRQALALGRRPRDRSGEGLALRRLGRVARERGHLDEALRLYLAGYEVAAAQRDTEGAVVACQGVGNVYGDQGLWEQAREWYARGVELLGEAAPARALWQLYSNLSVVARRTGDLDASAAWLDRAGAVVQALGDAAGVLPIENGRARLLVERGELAAAEAAYRRSLEGQGSPSLRGAVLSNLAECLLLEGKLREAEEAARELERLAVVHRLTPLLPHAYRGLGAVARARGDAEGFVFYEQALDLCRAPGTPPIELAATQHEYALLDAGAGRRESAAARLEEALAIYRRLGTRPEIERAERDLAALGASASAATPDGPTEG; this is translated from the coding sequence ATGACCCCGCGCCCCCTCAAGATCGACCACGCGCTGAAAGCTCTCCCGGAGGTGGACGACCTGGTCCACCTCCGCGAGGCGCTGATCGGGGCGTCGCGCGACGACGGCGAGCGCGCGTGGTCGGCCTCGGCGGCGTACGCCACCCTCGACACCCGCCTGGCCGACCCCGCGGCGCTGGAGGCGCAGGTGGCCGCGCTGGCCGACCGGGTGCGGCAGCGCGTGGAAGCGGTGCTCCGCCACTCGCTGCACGCGCTGCGCGGGCTGGAGGGCGGCGACCCGGCGGCGGCCGCGCGCGCCCTGGTGGCCGCGGGCGAGGTGGAGGAAGAGGCGGGGCGGCTGGACGCGGCGGAGGGCTTCTACCGCCAGGCGCTCGCGCTGGGCCGCCGCCCCCGCGACCGCAGCGGCGAGGGGCTGGCGCTCAGGCGGCTGGGGCGCGTGGCCCGCGAGCGAGGGCACCTGGACGAGGCGCTGCGCCTGTACCTGGCCGGCTACGAGGTGGCCGCCGCCCAGCGCGACACCGAGGGCGCCGTGGTGGCGTGCCAGGGCGTGGGCAACGTCTACGGCGACCAGGGGCTGTGGGAGCAGGCGCGCGAGTGGTACGCCCGTGGCGTGGAGCTGCTGGGCGAGGCCGCGCCCGCGCGGGCGCTCTGGCAGCTCTACAGCAACCTCTCCGTCGTCGCGCGCCGCACGGGCGACCTTGACGCGAGCGCCGCCTGGCTCGACCGCGCCGGGGCCGTGGTCCAGGCGCTCGGCGACGCGGCCGGCGTGCTCCCCATCGAGAACGGCCGCGCGCGCCTGCTGGTGGAGCGCGGCGAGCTGGCCGCGGCCGAGGCGGCGTACCGGCGCTCGCTGGAGGGGCAGGGCTCGCCGTCGCTGCGCGGCGCGGTGCTCAGCAACCTGGCCGAGTGCCTGCTGCTGGAGGGGAAGCTGCGCGAGGCCGAAGAGGCCGCGCGCGAGCTGGAGCGCCTGGCCGTGGTGCACCGGCTGACGCCGCTGCTGCCGCACGCCTACCGCGGGCTGGGCGCCGTGGCGCGCGCGCGCGGCGACGCGGAGGGCTTCGTCTTCTACGAGCAGGCGCTGGACCTCTGCCGCGCCCCCGGCACCCCGCCGATCGAGCTGGCCGCGACGCAGCACGAGTACGCGCTGCTCGACGCCGGCGCGGGGCGCCGGGAGAGCGCCGCCGCGCGGCTGGAGGAAGCGCTCGCCATCTACCGCCGCCTCGGCACGCGCCCCGAGATCGAGCGCGCCGAGCGCGACCTGGCCGCCCTGGGCGCGAGCGCGTCCGCGGCGACTCCCGACGGACCGACCGAGGGATGA
- a CDS encoding HipA domain-containing protein has product MTAPPELTVLLDRVVVGRLTPVPRSRVYRLRYTDAWLGEPRAYPVSLSLPLAAPEHEGLAVRHWLRSLLPDNEARLQEIEAGFGVSRDDPYAMLAHVGEDCAGAVQFATPERADEIASGVLASGVEWLDDSGLETLLREVAARSSPDRRVMHTGQFSLPGALGKVALVWDEKGARWGQPSGLRASTHILKPPLAGMAGHNENEHFCLQLARAAGLSAAPSRVARFGEQSAIVVERYDRWTDARGEVRRLHQEDMAQALGLDPALKYAAEGGAGIREVVRLLRDYAAPGDVDAFVRGVSFAWITAGTDAHLRNFSLLIEPGGSGRLAPLYDLASAFGLVKRGRQRELRLAMAIGGHTALDQIDRDAWLREMELSRLPKGLLAEVAALASRVDDVAGAVAERLIDEEGLNAGYLRRLARYVATRARGCAADLMRAA; this is encoded by the coding sequence ATGACGGCACCTCCGGAGCTCACCGTTCTCCTCGACCGGGTCGTGGTAGGCCGTCTTACGCCGGTGCCGCGATCGCGCGTTTACCGGCTGCGCTACACCGACGCCTGGCTGGGGGAACCGCGTGCCTATCCGGTGTCGCTCTCGCTTCCGCTGGCCGCGCCGGAGCACGAGGGCCTGGCCGTGCGGCACTGGCTGCGCAGCCTGCTTCCGGACAACGAGGCGCGGCTGCAGGAGATCGAAGCGGGATTCGGCGTGTCGCGGGATGATCCGTACGCGATGCTGGCGCACGTGGGGGAGGACTGCGCGGGCGCGGTCCAGTTCGCCACACCGGAGCGCGCGGATGAGATCGCGTCCGGAGTCCTCGCGTCCGGAGTCGAGTGGCTGGACGACTCCGGCCTGGAGACGCTGCTACGCGAGGTGGCCGCACGGTCTTCCCCGGACCGGCGGGTGATGCACACCGGGCAGTTCAGCCTTCCGGGCGCGCTGGGAAAGGTTGCCCTGGTGTGGGACGAGAAAGGGGCACGGTGGGGGCAGCCGTCGGGGCTGCGGGCGAGCACGCACATCCTGAAGCCCCCTCTGGCCGGGATGGCGGGGCACAACGAGAACGAGCACTTCTGCCTCCAGCTCGCCCGGGCGGCGGGACTGTCGGCCGCGCCGTCGCGCGTGGCGCGCTTCGGCGAACAGAGCGCGATCGTGGTGGAGCGGTACGACCGGTGGACGGATGCACGCGGGGAAGTGCGCAGGCTCCACCAGGAAGACATGGCGCAGGCGCTGGGCCTCGACCCTGCGCTCAAGTACGCGGCCGAGGGTGGGGCCGGCATCCGGGAAGTCGTGCGCCTGCTGCGGGACTATGCGGCTCCGGGCGACGTCGACGCGTTCGTCCGGGGGGTGAGCTTCGCCTGGATCACGGCGGGGACCGACGCGCACCTGCGCAACTTCTCGCTCCTGATCGAGCCGGGAGGGAGTGGAAGACTGGCACCGCTGTACGACCTTGCGAGTGCGTTCGGTCTGGTGAAGCGCGGACGGCAGCGGGAGCTGCGACTGGCGATGGCGATCGGCGGGCACACCGCGCTCGACCAGATCGATCGGGATGCGTGGCTGCGGGAGATGGAGCTCAGCCGCCTGCCCAAGGGGCTTCTGGCCGAGGTAGCGGCGCTGGCGTCCCGGGTCGACGACGTGGCGGGCGCCGTGGCCGAGCGGCTGATCGACGAAGAGGGCCTGAACGCCGGGTATCTCCGGCGCCTCGCCCGTTACGTGGCGACCCGCGCGCGCGGGTGTGCCGCGGATCTCATGCGCGCGGCATGA